A single window of Acidobacteriota bacterium DNA harbors:
- a CDS encoding cytochrome c maturation protein CcmE, whose product MKRAYWAGAILILGFLALGLTTFTKTMTPYVSFTEAKASRRTVQVMGALEKGSTKYDQDKKVLNFTLVDPQTKELIPVSYTDVKPANFEDAVSIVAIGRYENDKFTAEKLLVKCPSKYQGEEIEKQYGKKA is encoded by the coding sequence ATGAAACGCGCCTACTGGGCCGGAGCCATCCTGATCCTCGGCTTCCTCGCCCTCGGACTGACGACGTTCACGAAGACCATGACGCCTTACGTGTCGTTCACCGAGGCGAAGGCCTCTCGCCGCACCGTTCAGGTGATGGGCGCCCTCGAAAAGGGCTCCACGAAATACGACCAGGACAAGAAGGTCCTCAACTTCACGCTCGTCGACCCGCAGACGAAGGAGCTGATCCCCGTGTCCTACACGGACGTCAAGCCGGCGAACTTCGAGGACGCGGTGTCGATCGTCGCGATCGGCCGCTACGAGAACGACAAATTCACGGCGGAGAAGCTCCTCGTGAAATGCCCCTCGAAATACCAGGGCGAGGAGATCGAGAAGCAGTACGGGAAGAAGGCCTGA
- a CDS encoding CcmD family protein yields MSTALGYVAAVNIVIWAGIFGYLIYLDRRVRAAEARSGGENTK; encoded by the coding sequence ATGAGCACGGCTCTCGGATACGTCGCCGCGGTGAACATCGTCATCTGGGCCGGAATCTTCGGCTACCTCATCTACCTGGATCGCCGGGTGCGCGCCGCCGAGGCGCGTTCCGGCGGGGAGAACACAAAATGA
- the ccsA gene encoding cytochrome c biogenesis protein CcsA: MAAICWGAFLYARPAQNFVGESSRIVFFHVPQAWVSTVAFFVAAWYSWMYLRKRRIEDDDAASAAARLGFLFCVLATVTGSIFARVMWNSYWNWDPRETSIVLLLLVYGAYLGLRGALEDPERRATLSAAYALVAVVTVPFLVFAVPRMYQSLHPDTVINTEGKVKMSSDIRLIFFSSMVAFMGLFYWMWNLDRRISRLVRERSA; encoded by the coding sequence ATGGCGGCAATCTGCTGGGGGGCCTTCCTCTATGCGCGCCCGGCCCAGAACTTCGTCGGCGAGTCCTCGCGGATCGTCTTCTTCCACGTCCCGCAGGCCTGGGTGTCGACCGTCGCCTTCTTCGTCGCGGCCTGGTACTCGTGGATGTACCTGAGGAAGCGGCGGATCGAGGACGACGACGCCGCCTCCGCGGCCGCCCGCCTCGGGTTCCTCTTCTGCGTCCTCGCGACCGTGACGGGCTCGATCTTCGCCCGCGTCATGTGGAACTCGTACTGGAACTGGGACCCGCGCGAAACGTCGATCGTCCTGCTCCTCCTCGTCTACGGCGCGTATCTCGGTCTCAGGGGCGCGCTCGAGGACCCCGAGCGCCGCGCGACCCTCTCTGCGGCCTACGCGCTCGTCGCGGTCGTGACGGTGCCGTTCCTCGTCTTCGCCGTGCCGCGCATGTACCAGTCGTTACATCCGGACACCGTGATCAACACGGAGGGAAAGGTGAAGATGTCGTCCGACATCCGCCTGATCTTCTTCTCGTCGATGGTGGCTTTCATGGGACTTTTCTACTGGATGTGGAACCTCGACCGCCGCATTTCCCGCCTCGTCCGCGAGAGGTCGGCATGA